GCTGGTGGAGGGGGAAGAAGAGGTCGGCTCGAAGAACTTGATGAAGTTTTTCGAGATGTACAAGCAGAAGCTGCAATCCGACGTGATCGTCGTATGTGACACCGAGAACATCGAAGTGGGGGTCCCCAGCATCACTTATTCCTTGCGGGGGATCGTCATGGTGCGTGTCGATGTGGTGACGGCCCGCACCCCGATTCATAGCGGCACCAGCGGAGGGGGTATTCCCGATGCCGCGATCGCCCTCAACCACATCCTCGGACGGCTCTATTGGGACAACGGCCCCCTGCCGATCCCGCATTTTTACGACGATGTCCGCCCCCTGACCGAGCGGGAACGGGCAGCCTTCACCCGCCTCCCCTTCGACGCCCAGAAACTGCGGCAGGAAATCGGGATGGTTCCTACCGTCCGCTTCGCCATGGAGGAAGGCTACAGCTTCTATGCGCAAACCTGGCGGCGTCCCGCCATCACGGTGATCGCGCAAGAGGCCAGCTCCCTCAAAGGGGCCTCCAATCAGGTCCTGCCGCGGGCCTCGGCGATCGTGAGCTGCCGCATCGTCCCTGATCAGAAACCGGAGAAAGTCCTCGCCGATCTGACCGCCTTCCTCACCCACGATCCGCCTTGGGGCTGTGAGGTCCACGTCACTCCCTACGGTCCCTCCGTGGATTGGTGGATGATCGATCCGAGCGGCCCGGCGTTCGAGGCGGCTTTGTCGGCCTTACGAGAGGGTTACGACCGGGACCCCGTGCCCATCGGTTGCGGCGGTACAATCGGGTTTGTCGGCCCGCTGTCCCAGCTCTTCGGCGGCGCCCCCGCCCTGCTCTTGGGGATTGAAGACCCGGCCAGCAACGCCCACGCCCCCAACGAAAGCTTGCATGAAGGCGACTTCCGCAAGCTCATGGCTTCTCTGGTACGGCTTTTCGACAACCTGGGCCGGCTGACACCGGAGCGCATCCGCTGACCGCAAGCACTTGCCTTGCGTTCGCCCCTCGATGTCCACCCCCTCCTCCGTCACGGGAGCGGGGGGAGATGTTGCCGCAAAGTCGCAGCCGCCTCCTCCGGCGTAACCGCCACGATGTAGCAACCAAAGCCCCACTCCAGTCCCGCCGGGCGGGTCAAGCGAGGTAATAACTCCACGCGCCAGTGCAGGTGGTCTACGCCGTCGCCCTGCCAGGGGGCTGTTTGGAGAATCCAGTTGTAGGCGGGTTGGTGGCAGGCATCATCTAAAGCCGCCAGAACCTGATGCCAGATTTGAGCCAGTTCCTGGAACGCGGTCGGGTCCTGGTGCTCAAAACGTGCCTGATGACGGAGGGGAGCCAGCCATAGTTCATATGGAAATCGCGGGGCATTAGCCGCCAAAACCGCAAAATGTTCGCTGCGGGCAATGAGGCGGTGTCCTTTGTGCAGTTCGCGCTCCAGAAGCGCACAGGTCAGGCAGCGTCCTGTACGCTCAAGGTAGGTCCGGCATACTGCACTTTCCTGAGCCAGGGGGCGGGGGAGCAACGGCAGAGCAATGATCTGCGAGTGGGTGTGCGGCAAAGATGCTCCTGCCTCCGCGCCGACGTTTTTGAACACCGCCGCACAGGTCCATGTCCCCTCCTGCGCCAAGGCCAGCAAGCGGTCCTGGTAGGCGCGGAACAGATCGGCGAGTTCGGCCAGGGTGAGCCGCTTGGGATCGTCGAGATGGCGGGGAGTTTCGATGACCACCTCGCTGCGGCCCATCGCCGGAGCCTCGGCTTGAGACTCATCAGCCTGGCAGTAGGGCGTTCCGAGATCCGGACGCACCGCAGGATACTTATTGGGAACGACCCGCAGGCGCCAAGCCGCCGTTCGATCCCCGCTAGGATCAGCCGGATAGGTGAGCACCGCCGGCGGGGTCTGATCTTCACGACCGGGACAGAAAGGGCACAGCGCCGGATCATCCGGGAAGCTTTGGCGGGGTAACATCCCTAGGCCGACTTGGGGGCGGGCGGACCGTTCCGGAGCGAGAATCGTCCAGTGGCTGCGGAAAGGATCGCGGCGGAACTGCGGCGGCTGCGGCATAAGCAGATCATCTGACGCTCGAAACACGGAACACCGGCAAATCCCGGCGGCTGCTCCGGAGACATTCTTAGCGATCGCCCCCGGGAAAGAGTACCACATCGGACCGAGTGGCGGGAACCTGTCAGTGCCCGGTGCAATCCCGTCAGCGGCCTGTGCCAAAGGTTTGGCCCGTTGGTGGAGGAGCCACGGAGGGAACCACACCGGCTGAACCTGGAGGTGCCACGGGTACGCCACCGGCCGGTTGGACAGCATGCGGGCTGCCCGGTGAAGTGCCGTTCGCCGCTGGCCGTGGTCCCGCGGCGGGGCTGCTATTGCGGGGCTGCGGATTCCCCGGGGCCGGTGGATAATGCGGGCTAGCAGCGCGGCGATAAGCTATCCGCCATTCCGTCAGCTCGCGGGTCGTGGTAATCCCTGCCAGAAAATCCGGACCCACTTGCTGATTGTTATTCGTCTGCTGCCCAACGACCACCTCGCGCTCTTCCAGGATTTCGTAATGCGGCCCGACATGCTGCGTGATCAAATCCAACGCTGCCTGCCGGTAATAGGTGGGCCAGTGATTGCTGTTTTCCGGGATGGCCACAACACCCCCATCGGCATGCCGTTCCACATAGCGAGCCGTGGCGCATCCGCTCAAATTCGCGATCACTCCCACGGCCAGCAATAAGCTGATCCAACGCTGATTCACATTCCGAACCGCCCACGTTTGAGGTGCTTGGCTTGCCATCTGCCCCCTCCCATGCAACAAACCCTATGGAACCTTTCCCCCTCGATAGTTCCGAATATGCCTTGAAGCGCCCGCTCTATAACGGCGGCTTTTCGGGGTGTCGAGAGGAATTTTGCATGCGGACCGAACTGCTCCAATTCCCCTAACTCCGCCGCGGGAGTCGCGGAGGGGCCAGAGAAAACTCCTTCAAACCATGTCTGGGACTACTGGAACCTTTCCCCCGCATCTTCCGCATATCCCGTGCTGTTGCTACTGCCACGGAAGTAGCTGAGGAGGTAGAGTTCTCCTCGCCACGCGGGACGCCTAGCTCGTCCTCGCTCTGTCTCAGCCGTTCCGCTTGCGGGGTTGACCGCGGTTCCGCTGATCGGGGCCTGCGCAGCCTGAGTGAAGCCACTGCTTACAAACCGGGCAACGCCAAACCTTTCGAGAAGCGGGAAATCGGGTAGGCTCTGCGTGGTTCACTCCGCCGTTTTCCCCTTGTTTTCTAGGCAAAAGTCGATTGGTCTGCCGGAAGAAATCCCACATGGTACGGAAGTTGCTCGAGAGTTCTGCGACCGGATTGACCGGGAGGTAAAAACAGGGCCAAGTCAGAGGAAACGGATGAAGGCAGCCCAAGCGGGGTGGGTGTATTTGGTGGGCGCAGGACCGGGTGCTGCGGACCTGATCACGGTGCGCGGCTTGCGGATTTTACGCACGGCGGACGTGGTGCTCCACGACGCGCTCATCCCACGGGAGTTGCTGGAGGAAGCCCGGCCGGATGCGGAAATCCTCAGCGTGGGAAAGCGCGGCTATTGCCTCGGCAGCACCCGCCAGGAAGCGATTCAGGAAGCCTTGATCCGCTTGGCTCGCTCCGGGCGCTCCGTCTGCCGCCTCAAAGGGGGCGATCCGTACGTCTTTGGCCGGGGCGGTGAAGAGGCCGAGGCGCTGGCTCAGGCGGGGGTTCCGTTCGAGGTCGTGCCGGGAATCACGGCGGCCACCGGAGCCTGTGCGGCGGCGCAGATTCCGCTGACCCACCGGGCGGTGGGACCTGCCGTGGTCCTAGCTACAGGCCATCACGACCCGGAAGGGCCAGACTGCAAGCTCGATTGGGACGCCTTGGCCCGCTTGGGGAACGTCATTTTCTACATGGCCAGCCGCTATCGGACGGCCATCGCCCGCCGCCTGATCGAGCATGGTCTGCCGCCGACCACCGCCGCCGCCGTTATCGAAAAAGCCACCACGCCTGAACAGCGTATCGTCGTCGCCACCTTGGCCGAGATCGCAGACGATCTGACACTCCCCGGCGAGGTCGGACCCTCGTTATTCCTCGTCGGTGAGTGCGTCCGCCACCGTCAGGGGCTGTATCGGCCTTGGGAAAGCTTCGCGGAGGTGACTGCTCCATGACCGGAAGTCCTGCTCTCACTCCCCCTGCACTCTCTGTCCAGCGTGAAGGGCGTCCACGGCTGGTCGTGGTCGGGAATGGCATGGCAGGCGGGCGGCTGCTGGAAGACATTCTCGCCTGCGATCCCCAGCGCTTCGCCATCACCGTTTTCGGAGAGGAACCCTACGGCAACTACAACCGCATCCTCCTATCCGAAGTTCTCAACGGCAGCCAGGAAGCCCAGAATATCTTCCTCAATCCTCTGGCCTGGTACGCGGAAAATGGCATCACTTTGCATGCCGGGCGCAAAGTCGTCCGCATCGACCGGGAACAGCGCCGTGTCTATTGCGAGGACGGCCAGAGCGAACCCTACGATCTTCTCGTCCTGGCGACAGGCAGCAAACCGTTTATCCCGCCGATTCCGGGCACAACTTTGCGAGGTGTCTTCGTCTTTCGCACCCTCGATGATTGCCGGCACATCGCATCTTATGCCCGGCAATGCCGACGGGCGGTGGTCATCGGCGGCGGATTGCTTGGCCTGGAAGCCGCCAAGGGGTTGATGACCCATGACCTGGATGTCACCGTGGTGGAGATGGCCCCGTATCTGATGAGCGTGCAACTAGACGAACCCGGCGGCAGAGTCCTGGGTCAAACCATCGAGCGGCTGGGTATTCACGTCCGCACCGCCACCACGACTAAGGAGATTGTCGGACATACCCATGTCACTGCGGTGCGATTCGCCGACGGTACGGAAATCCCGGCGGATATGGTCGTCATCGCCGCGGGCATTCGGCCCAACATCGATCTGGCCCGTGAGTGCGGCCTGGCCTGCGAACGCGCCATCGTGGTGGACGATCAACTGCGCACCTCCGACCCGAACATCTATGCGGTGGGAGAATGCGTACAGCATAATGGTGTCGTTTACGGCCTCGTGGCGCCGATTTGGGAGCAGACCAAAGTCCTGGCCCGCGTGCTGACCGGCAGCGATCCCCACGCCCGTTACACCGGCTCCCGCATCGCCACACGCCTGAAAGTCAT
This Thermogemmata fonticola DNA region includes the following protein-coding sequences:
- a CDS encoding M20/M25/M40 family metallo-hydrolase; amino-acid sequence: MLETALNWLQKNHEEIVRNLAELVAIQSISTDGEHQAEIERTAQLTCEQMRQAGLHNVDILRIGGSNPYAYGEWLEANGKPTVFLYAHHDVQPINYVEQWKTDPWKLTRRDGRLFGRGSADDKGAIAAFLGAVAAYRKTGNALPVNIKMLVEGEEEVGSKNLMKFFEMYKQKLQSDVIVVCDTENIEVGVPSITYSLRGIVMVRVDVVTARTPIHSGTSGGGIPDAAIALNHILGRLYWDNGPLPIPHFYDDVRPLTERERAAFTRLPFDAQKLRQEIGMVPTVRFAMEEGYSFYAQTWRRPAITVIAQEASSLKGASNQVLPRASAIVSCRIVPDQKPEKVLADLTAFLTHDPPWGCEVHVTPYGPSVDWWMIDPSGPAFEAALSALREGYDRDPVPIGCGGTIGFVGPLSQLFGGAPALLLGIEDPASNAHAPNESLHEGDFRKLMASLVRLFDNLGRLTPERIR
- a CDS encoding galactose-1-phosphate uridylyltransferase yields the protein MFRASDDLLMPQPPQFRRDPFRSHWTILAPERSARPQVGLGMLPRQSFPDDPALCPFCPGREDQTPPAVLTYPADPSGDRTAAWRLRVVPNKYPAVRPDLGTPYCQADESQAEAPAMGRSEVVIETPRHLDDPKRLTLAELADLFRAYQDRLLALAQEGTWTCAAVFKNVGAEAGASLPHTHSQIIALPLLPRPLAQESAVCRTYLERTGRCLTCALLERELHKGHRLIARSEHFAVLAANAPRFPYELWLAPLRHQARFEHQDPTAFQELAQIWHQVLAALDDACHQPAYNWILQTAPWQGDGVDHLHWRVELLPRLTRPAGLEWGFGCYIVAVTPEEAAATLRQHLPPLP
- the cobA gene encoding uroporphyrinogen-III C-methyltransferase, with amino-acid sequence MKAAQAGWVYLVGAGPGAADLITVRGLRILRTADVVLHDALIPRELLEEARPDAEILSVGKRGYCLGSTRQEAIQEALIRLARSGRSVCRLKGGDPYVFGRGGEEAEALAQAGVPFEVVPGITAATGACAAAQIPLTHRAVGPAVVLATGHHDPEGPDCKLDWDALARLGNVIFYMASRYRTAIARRLIEHGLPPTTAAAVIEKATTPEQRIVVATLAEIADDLTLPGEVGPSLFLVGECVRHRQGLYRPWESFAEVTAP